One part of the Arabidopsis thaliana chromosome 1 sequence genome encodes these proteins:
- a CDS encoding GDSL-like Lipase/Acylhydrolase superfamily protein (GDSL-like Lipase/Acylhydrolase superfamily protein; FUNCTIONS IN: hydrolase activity, acting on ester bonds, carboxylesterase activity; INVOLVED IN: glycerol biosynthetic process, lipid metabolic process; LOCATED IN: chloroplast stroma; EXPRESSED IN: 22 plant structures; EXPRESSED DURING: 13 growth stages; CONTAINS InterPro DOMAIN/s: Lipase, GDSL (InterPro:IPR001087); BEST Arabidopsis thaliana protein match is: GDSL-like Lipase/Acylhydrolase superfamily protein (TAIR:AT1G56670.1); Has 3339 Blast hits to 3301 proteins in 169 species: Archae - 0; Bacteria - 205; Metazoa - 0; Fungi - 26; Plants - 3101; Viruses - 0; Other Eukaryotes - 7 (source: NCBI BLink).), with amino-acid sequence MATLSLHSHSFLLVLLPFILILRQNLAVAGGCQVPPVIFNFGDSNSDTGGLVAGLGYSIGLPNGRSFFQRSTGRLSDGRLVIDFLCQSLNTSLLNPYLDSLVGSKFQNGANFAIVGSSTLPRYVPFALNIQLMQFLHFKSRALELASISDPLKEMMIGESGFRNALYMIDIGQNDIADSFSKGLSYSRVVKLIPNVISEIKSAIKILYDEGGRKFWVHNTGPLGCLPQKLSMVHSKGFDKHGCLATYNAAAKLFNEGLDHMCRDLRTELKEANIVYVDIYAIKYDLIANSNNYGFEKPLMACCGYGGPPYNYNVNITCGNGGSKSCDEGSRFISWDGIHYTETANAIVAMKVLSMQHSTPPTPFHFFCGG; translated from the exons ATGGctactctctctcttcactcCCACTCTTTCCTTCTTGTTCTCCTTCCGTTTATCCTCATTCTCCGACAAAACTTGGCAGTGGCCGGAGGATGTCAGGTTCCGCCGGTGATTTTTAACTTTGGCGATTCCAACTCCGACACGGGTGGACTCGTCGCCGGACTCGGATACAGCATTGGTCTTCCTAACGGTCGTTCGTTTTTCCAGAGATCCACCGGCCGATTATCCGACGGACGCCTCGTCATCGATTTCCTTT GCCAGAGTTTGAATACAAGTCTATTGAACCCATACTTAGACTCATTGGTTGGATCAAAGTTCCAAAACGGTGCCAATTTCGCAATTGTTGGATCTTCCACTCTTCCCAGATATGTTCCTTTTGCTCTCAACATTCAGCTCATGCAGTTCCTCCATTTCAAATCCCGAGCACTCGAGCTTGCTTCTATTTCAG ATCCTttgaaagagatgatgatagGCGAAAGTGGATTCAGAAACGCATTGTACATGATCGATATCGGACAGAATGATATTGCGGATTCATTCTCCAAAGGCCTTTCTTACTCCCGGGTCGTCAAGCTTATTCCAAACGTTATTTCCGAGATCAAAAGTGCCATAAAG aTATTGTATGATGAAGGAGGGAGGAAATTTTGGGTTCACAACACAGGACCATTAGGTTGTCTGCCTCAGAAACTTTCAATGGTTCATAGCAAAGGTTTTGATAAGCATGGTTGTCTAGCAACTTATAACGCAGCTGCAAAACTGTTTAACGAAGGACTGGATCATATGTGTCGGGATCTGAGGACGGAACTGAAAGAGGCCAACATTGTCTATGTCGACATTTATGCCATCAAGTACGATCTCATCGCAAACTCCAACAATTATG GCTTTGAGAAACCCTTAATGGCATGTTGCGGATACGGAGGGCCTCCTTACAACTACAATGTGAACATAACGTGTGGGAATGGTGGCTCTAAAAGTTGCGACGAAGGGTCTCGGTTTATAAGCTGGGACGGAATACACTACACCGAGACTGCTAACGCCATTGTAGCCATGAAAGTATTGTCGATGCAACATTCTACGCCACCAACTCCGTTCCATTTCTTCTGCGGCGGCTGA
- a CDS encoding FMN-linked oxidoreductases superfamily protein produces the protein MPGIWRKEQIEAWKPIVDAVHSHGGIFFCQLWHAGRVSHQDCQPNGESPVSSTDKPFADDPSNEFTPPRRLRTDEIPTIINDFRLAARNATEAGFDGVEIHGAHGYLIDQFMKDSVNDRTDSYGGSLENRCRFALQVIEAVSKEIGPDRVGIRLSPFADYMESGDTDPKRLGLYMAKSLNRFEILYCHMIEPRMKTVSEIFECRESLTPMRNAFNGTFIVAGGYTREDGNKAVAEGRTDLVAYGRLFLANPDLPKRFELNAPLNK, from the exons ATGCCAGGGATATGGAGGAAAGAACAAATCGAAGCATGGAAGCCCATCGTTGACGCTGTTCACTCTCACGGCGGCATCTTCTTCTGCCAGCTCTGGCACGCTGGTCGCGTTTCTCATCAAG ATTGTCAGCCAAATGGAGAATCTCCGGTCTCTTCAACAGATAAGCCATTCGCCGATGATCCATCGAATGAGTTTACACCTCCGAGAAGGTTAAGAACTGACGAAATCCCGACAATTATCAATGATTTTCGTCTCGCTGCAAGAAACGCAACCGAAGCTg GTTTTGATGGAGTAGAGATCCATGGAGCTCACGGGTACTTGATTGACCAGTTTATGAAAGACTCTGTTAACGATCGAACCGATAGTTACGGCGGATCTCTAGAGAATCGATGTAGATTCGCTTTACAAGTAATCGAAGCGGTTTCGAAAGAGATCGGACCTGATCGTGTCGGAATCAGACTCTCACCGTTCGCTGATTACATGGAATCCGGAGATACAGATCCAAAAAGATTAGGGCTTTACATGGCCAAGTCTCTCAACAGATTCGAGATACTCTACTGCCACATGATTGAGCCTAGGATGAAAACCGTCAGTGAGATTTTCGAGTGCAGGGAATCACTTACGCCGATGAGAAATGCGTTTAATGGAACGTTCATTGTCGCCGGAGGTTATACAAGAGAAGACGGAAACAAGGCGGTGGCAGAGGGAAGAACAGATCTTGTAGCGTACGGAAGATTGTTCTTAGCTAATCCTGATTTGCCTAAAAGGTTTGAGCTCAATGCTCCGCTGAATAAGTAA
- a CDS encoding FMN-linked oxidoreductases superfamily protein (FMN-linked oxidoreductases superfamily protein; FUNCTIONS IN: oxidoreductase activity, FMN binding, catalytic activity; INVOLVED IN: metabolic process; LOCATED IN: mitochondrion; CONTAINS InterPro DOMAIN/s: Aldolase-type TIM barrel (InterPro:IPR013785), NADH:flavin oxidoreductase/NADH oxidase, N-terminal (InterPro:IPR001155); BEST Arabidopsis thaliana protein match is: 12-oxophytodienoate reductase 2 (TAIR:AT1G76690.1); Has 13164 Blast hits to 13141 proteins in 2055 species: Archae - 127; Bacteria - 9794; Metazoa - 29; Fungi - 860; Plants - 453; Viruses - 0; Other Eukaryotes - 1901 (source: NCBI BLink).) yields the protein MKNFNLTHRIVMAPMARMRSYGNIPQPHVALYYCQRTTPGGLLISEATGVSETAMAYQNMPGIWRKEQIEAWKPIVDAVHSHGGIFFCQLWHAGRVSHQDCQPNGESPVSSTDKPFADDPSNEFTPPRRLRTDEIPTIINDFRLAARNATEAGFDGVEIHGAHGYLIDQFMKDSVNDRTDSYGGSLENRCRFALQVIEAVSKEIGPDRVGIRLSPFADYMESGDTDPKRLGLYMAKSLNRFEILYCHMIEPRMKTVSEIFECRESLTPMRNAFNGTFIVAGGYTREDGNKAVAEGRTDLVAYGRLFLANPDLPKRFELNAPLNK from the exons ATGAAAAACTTCAATCTTACTCACAG AATCGTTATGGCGCCAATGGCGAGAATGAGATCATACGGTAACATTCCACAACCTCACGTCGCCTTGTATTATTGTCAAAGAACAACTCCGGGAGGTCTTCTCATCAGTGAAGCCACCGGAGTTTCTGAAACCGCCATGGC GTATCAAAACATGCCAGGGATATGGAGGAAAGAACAAATCGAAGCATGGAAGCCCATCGTTGACGCTGTTCACTCTCACGGCGGCATCTTCTTCTGCCAGCTCTGGCACGCTGGTCGCGTTTCTCATCAAG ATTGTCAGCCAAATGGAGAATCTCCGGTCTCTTCAACAGATAAGCCATTCGCCGATGATCCATCGAATGAGTTTACACCTCCGAGAAGGTTAAGAACTGACGAAATCCCGACAATTATCAATGATTTTCGTCTCGCTGCAAGAAACGCAACCGAAGCTg GTTTTGATGGAGTAGAGATCCATGGAGCTCACGGGTACTTGATTGACCAGTTTATGAAAGACTCTGTTAACGATCGAACCGATAGTTACGGCGGATCTCTAGAGAATCGATGTAGATTCGCTTTACAAGTAATCGAAGCGGTTTCGAAAGAGATCGGACCTGATCGTGTCGGAATCAGACTCTCACCGTTCGCTGATTACATGGAATCCGGAGATACAGATCCAAAAAGATTAGGGCTTTACATGGCCAAGTCTCTCAACAGATTCGAGATACTCTACTGCCACATGATTGAGCCTAGGATGAAAACCGTCAGTGAGATTTTCGAGTGCAGGGAATCACTTACGCCGATGAGAAATGCGTTTAATGGAACGTTCATTGTCGCCGGAGGTTATACAAGAGAAGACGGAAACAAGGCGGTGGCAGAGGGAAGAACAGATCTTGTAGCGTACGGAAGATTGTTCTTAGCTAATCCTGATTTGCCTAAAAGGTTTGAGCTCAATGCTCCGCTGAATAAGTAA
- a CDS encoding Plant invertase/pectin methylesterase inhibitor superfamily protein (Plant invertase/pectin methylesterase inhibitor superfamily protein; FUNCTIONS IN: enzyme inhibitor activity, pectinesterase activity; INVOLVED IN: biological_process unknown; LOCATED IN: endomembrane system; EXPRESSED IN: embryo, cotyledon; EXPRESSED DURING: C globular stage; CONTAINS InterPro DOMAIN/s: Pectinesterase inhibitor (InterPro:IPR006501); BEST Arabidopsis thaliana protein match is: Plant invertase/pectin methylesterase inhibitor superfamily protein (TAIR:AT1G09360.1); Has 25 Blast hits to 25 proteins in 5 species: Archae - 0; Bacteria - 0; Metazoa - 0; Fungi - 0; Plants - 25; Viruses - 0; Other Eukaryotes - 0 (source: NCBI BLink).), with amino-acid sequence MKMHHILSIVLAIILASSVAEAFLDEKTQQRVNGICKQTMDTRFCSSLLIKNLNTFPASNKEIMNVTVSEAERFAANTYFFISTLLRNAGDERPDLQACAEAYAIVNSAFTKAVTFFKQAYYSKIVNIEKKVSMAVDICKTDFNVLGYQINPLIEKNRQTKILLSMEQIVSHMVSS; translated from the coding sequence atgaaaatgcATCACATTCTCTCGATAGTTTTGGCAATTATACTCGCTTCCTCCGTTGCAGAAGCTTTTCTCGATGAAAAAACTCAACAAAGGGTCAACGGAATCTGCAAGCAGACAATGGATACCAGATTTTGCAGTAGTCTCTTGATCAAGAACCTGAATACTTTTCCCGCAAGTAACAAAGAAATCATGAACGTGACAGTAAGCGAAGCTGAAAGGTTCGCGGCCAACACTTATTTCTTCATCAGCACGCTTCTCAGGAATGCTGGAGACGAGAGGCCTGATCTTCAAGCGTGCGCCGAAGCTTACGCCATTGTGAACTCGGCGTTCACGAAAGCTGTAACCTTCTTCAAGCAAGCTTACTACAGTAAGATTGTCAATATCGAAAAGAAAGTTTCTATGGCTGTTGATATCTGTAAGACAGATTTCAATGTGCTCGGTTATCAGATCAATCCGTTGATTGAGAAAAACAGACAGACGAAGATCTTACTATCCATGGAACAGATTGTTAGTCATATGGTTTCTTCATAA
- the UMAMIT25 gene encoding nodulin MtN21 /EamA-like transporter family protein (nodulin MtN21 /EamA-like transporter family protein; LOCATED IN: endomembrane system, membrane; EXPRESSED IN: 15 plant structures; EXPRESSED DURING: 4 anthesis, C globular stage, petal differentiation and expansion stage, LP.08 eight leaves visible; CONTAINS InterPro DOMAIN/s: Protein of unknown function DUF6, transmembrane (InterPro:IPR000620); BEST Arabidopsis thaliana protein match is: nodulin MtN21 /EamA-like transporter family protein (TAIR:AT5G07050.1); Has 5897 Blast hits to 5875 proteins in 1081 species: Archae - 84; Bacteria - 3492; Metazoa - 6; Fungi - 4; Plants - 1243; Viruses - 0; Other Eukaryotes - 1068 (source: NCBI BLink).) — MAKSDMLPFLAMVLVQIGYAGMNITSKMAMEAGMKPLILVAYRQIFATIATFPVAFFLERKTRPKITLRILVQVFFCSITGATGNQVLYFVGLQNSSPTIACALTNLLPAVTFLLAAIFRQETVGIKKASGQAKVIGTLVCVIGAMVLSFYHGHTIGIGESKIHWAYAENITKHGSSSGHSNFFLGPFLIMAAAVSWAAWFIIQTKMSETFAAPYTSTLLMCLMGSIQCGAIALISDHTISDWSLSSPLRFISALYAGVVASALAFCLMSWAMQRKGPLYVSVFSPLLLVVVAIFSWALLEEKLYTGTFMGSALVVIGLYGVLWGKDREVSEKEEEREKVKQQNHKVKSESNEDIESRLPVASSGNGSTRSTSP, encoded by the exons atgGCTAAATCAGATATGTTGCCGTTCTTGGCGATGGTGTTGGTGCAAATCGGCTACGCAGGCATGAACATTACGTCGAAGATGGCTATGGAGGCCGGTATGAAGCCACTCATCCTGGTCGCTTATCGTCAGATATTTGCCACTATCGCCACTTTTCCGGTCGCATTTTTTCTCGaacg GAAGACAAGACCGAAGATCACACTTAGGATTCTTGTCCAAGTCTTCTTCTGCTCCATTACTGG TGCGACTGGAAACCAAGTGCTATATTTCGTAGGACTTCAGAATTCATCTCCGACCATTGCTTGTGCCTTAACTAATCTCTTACCAGCGGTCACTTTCCTCCTCGCCGCAATATTCAG acAAGAAACCGTGGGGATCAAGAAGGCATCAGGACAAGCCAAAGTGATAGGGACGCTAGTATGTGTGATCGGAGCCATGGTTCTCTCCTTCTACCATGGTCACACCATCGGCATTGGAGAATCCAAGATCCATTGGGCCTACGCTGAAAACATCACGAAACATGGTTCCAGTTCTGGCCATTCTAATTTCTTCTTGGGACCTTTTCTTATTATGGCTGCTGCCGTTTCTTGGGCCGCTTGGTTCATTATCCAG ACGAAGATGAGTGAAACATTTGCAGCACCGTACACGAGCACACTACTAATGTGTTTGATGGGAAGTATCCAATGTGGAGCCATTGCTTTGATCTCCGATCATACAATCTCTGATTGGTCTCTCAGCTCTCCTCTCCGCTTCATATCCGCCCTTTATGCC GGAGTGGTGGCGTCTGCGTTAGCTTTCTGCCTAATGTCATGGGCTATGCAGAGGAAAGGTCCTCTGTACGTCTCTGTTTTCAGCCCTTTACTTCTCGTAGTTGTCGCCATTTTCAGCTGGGCTCTTCTTGAAGAGAAACTCTACACCGGCAC gTTTATGGGATCAGCACTTGTGGTTATTGGTCTCTATGGCGTATTGTGGGGGAAAGACAGAGAGGTGagtgagaaggaagaagaaagggagaaggtgaaacaacaaaaccataaaGTCAAGAGTGAAAGTAATGAAGATATTGAATCGAGATTACCGGTAGCAAGTAGTGGAAATGGTTCCACAAGGTCTACATCGCCTTAA